One Ranitomeya imitator isolate aRanImi1 chromosome 1, aRanImi1.pri, whole genome shotgun sequence DNA window includes the following coding sequences:
- the LOC138676402 gene encoding perilipin-2-like isoform X2: MPILQKLEPQISVANNMACVGLDKIEEKLPILHQPPGKVVANASEAVVGARDAVVHSITGVVDKTKGAVQDGVEMTRAVVHGSINTVLGSHVVKILSNHVDSALTRSESLMEHYLPATDEELGEETTKTEGFEMSQDKPSYYLRLGSLSTKVRKRSYQQALTRIKDAKCRSQKAIAHLQSTVSLLVYARKNLNDAGLKIHDAQENIYNKWVEWTRGSGEGAGGNTEGAEQIESHILTIARNLTQHLQTTCLSLVSSVQGLPQNIQTKVYSVGAMAADVYQNFHSASSFREMSASFLTPTNDKFTRIKASMDVLTYDINTTLNWLVGGFYPQLVSSQHKEQEADVGDSIKE, encoded by the exons ATGCCGATCCTGCAGAAACTAGAGCCTCAAA TTTCTGTGGCAAACAATATGGCCTGTGTTGGGCTGGACAAGATTGAGGAGAAGTTGCCTATTCTGCATCAGCCTCCTGGGAAG GTTGTGGCTAATGCCTCAGAAGCAGTTGTTGGTGCCAGAGATGCTGTAGTCCATAGTATCACAGGAGTAGTGGATAAAACAAAGGGAGCTGTGCAGGATGGTGTGGAGATGACTAGGGCTGTTGTACATGGCAGCATTAACACTGTCCTGGGAAGCCATGTTGTGAAGATTCTGAGCAACCATGTGGATTCTGCACTAACCAGGTCTGAATCTCTAATGGAACACTACCTGCCAGCAACAGATGAGGAGCTGG GTGAGGAAACCACTAAGACTGAAGGCTTTGAGATGTCCCAAGATAAGCCTAGTTACTACTTGCGCCTAGGGTCACTCTCTACTAAGGTCCGCAAGCGTTCTTATCAACAGGCTTTGACCAGGATCAAGGATGCAAAATGCAGGAGTCAAAAGGCCATTGCTCATCTCCAGAGCACTGTCAGCCTG CTCGTTTACGCAAGAAAAAACCTGAATGATGCAGGTCTGAAGATCCATGATGCCCAGGAGAACATATACAACAAGTGGGTGGAGTGGACAAGAGGCTCAGGAGAAGGTGCTGGTGGGAACACTGAGGGTGCAGAG CAAATTGAATCCCACATACTGACTATTGCCCGAAATCTCACTCAGCACCTGCAGACTACATGTTTGTCTCTGGTCTCCAGCGTACAAGGTCTTCCACAGAACATTCAGACCAAGGTTTATAGTGTTGGTGCCATGGCTGCTGATGTCTACCAAAACTTCCACTCTGCGTCTTCCTTCAGAGAAATGTCTGCAAGCTTtttaacccccacaaatgacaagtTCACAAGAATAAAGGCTAGTATGGATGTGCTGACCTACGACATAAACACTACACTAAATTGGCTGGTAGGTGGTTTTTATCCCCAACTGGTTAGTAGCCAACACAAGGAGCAAGAAGCTGATGTGGGAGATTCCATTAAAGAGTAA
- the LOC138676402 gene encoding perilipin-2-like isoform X1, which produces MSEAVQQQQNVVVRLINLPLVSSTYDLVSSAYVTTKDHHPYLKSVCDAAEKSVRSITSVAITGAMPILQKLEPQISVANNMACVGLDKIEEKLPILHQPPGKVVANASEAVVGARDAVVHSITGVVDKTKGAVQDGVEMTRAVVHGSINTVLGSHVVKILSNHVDSALTRSESLMEHYLPATDEELGEETTKTEGFEMSQDKPSYYLRLGSLSTKVRKRSYQQALTRIKDAKCRSQKAIAHLQSTVSLLVYARKNLNDAGLKIHDAQENIYNKWVEWTRGSGEGAGGNTEGAEQIESHILTIARNLTQHLQTTCLSLVSSVQGLPQNIQTKVYSVGAMAADVYQNFHSASSFREMSASFLTPTNDKFTRIKASMDVLTYDINTTLNWLVGGFYPQLVSSQHKEQEADVGDSIKE; this is translated from the exons ATGTCTGAGGCGGTGCAGCAGCAACAG AATGTGGTGGTAAGGCTGATAAACCTCCCACTGGTGAGCTCCACCTATGACCTGGTGTCCTCTGCCTACGTGACCACTAAAGACCACCATCCCTACCTGAAGTCTGTATGTGACGCTGCAGAGAAGAGTGTGAGGAGCATCACGTCTGTGGCCATCACCGGGGCCATGCCGATCCTGCAGAAACTAGAGCCTCAAA TTTCTGTGGCAAACAATATGGCCTGTGTTGGGCTGGACAAGATTGAGGAGAAGTTGCCTATTCTGCATCAGCCTCCTGGGAAG GTTGTGGCTAATGCCTCAGAAGCAGTTGTTGGTGCCAGAGATGCTGTAGTCCATAGTATCACAGGAGTAGTGGATAAAACAAAGGGAGCTGTGCAGGATGGTGTGGAGATGACTAGGGCTGTTGTACATGGCAGCATTAACACTGTCCTGGGAAGCCATGTTGTGAAGATTCTGAGCAACCATGTGGATTCTGCACTAACCAGGTCTGAATCTCTAATGGAACACTACCTGCCAGCAACAGATGAGGAGCTGG GTGAGGAAACCACTAAGACTGAAGGCTTTGAGATGTCCCAAGATAAGCCTAGTTACTACTTGCGCCTAGGGTCACTCTCTACTAAGGTCCGCAAGCGTTCTTATCAACAGGCTTTGACCAGGATCAAGGATGCAAAATGCAGGAGTCAAAAGGCCATTGCTCATCTCCAGAGCACTGTCAGCCTG CTCGTTTACGCAAGAAAAAACCTGAATGATGCAGGTCTGAAGATCCATGATGCCCAGGAGAACATATACAACAAGTGGGTGGAGTGGACAAGAGGCTCAGGAGAAGGTGCTGGTGGGAACACTGAGGGTGCAGAG CAAATTGAATCCCACATACTGACTATTGCCCGAAATCTCACTCAGCACCTGCAGACTACATGTTTGTCTCTGGTCTCCAGCGTACAAGGTCTTCCACAGAACATTCAGACCAAGGTTTATAGTGTTGGTGCCATGGCTGCTGATGTCTACCAAAACTTCCACTCTGCGTCTTCCTTCAGAGAAATGTCTGCAAGCTTtttaacccccacaaatgacaagtTCACAAGAATAAAGGCTAGTATGGATGTGCTGACCTACGACATAAACACTACACTAAATTGGCTGGTAGGTGGTTTTTATCCCCAACTGGTTAGTAGCCAACACAAGGAGCAAGAAGCTGATGTGGGAGATTCCATTAAAGAGTAA